Proteins co-encoded in one Prescottella sp. R16 genomic window:
- a CDS encoding pyruvate dehydrogenase, with translation MASRTVADQLVSQLVDAGVRRIYGIVGDSLNPVVDAVRRTGGAERGGIDWVHVRHEEAAAFAAAADAQVTGELAVCAGSCGPGNLHLINGLFDANRSGAPVLAIASHIPSTQIGTGYFQETHPDRLFVECAQYTEMISSAAQSPRVVQSAVQHAIAGRGVAVVTLPGDVAAEPAHGTPPPVVRTGTPALVPDVTDVQALADAIDAAAAVAIFAGAGVRGARDELLELAELVGAPIGHSLRGKEWIQYDNPFDVGMTGLLGYGAAHDGMHGADLLILVGTDFPYDQFLPDDVRTAQIDVDARTLGRRTGVDLAVHGDSRSVLRALIPLVQRKADRSFLDKSRDRHRMLMDKIVGAYTDPVEQRIPIHPEYAASVLDDVAADDAVFTADTGMCNVWTARYLTPNGRRRFLSSALHGSMANALPHAIGAQVAQPGRQVVAMCGDGGLSMLLGELITVAAYRLPVKLVVFDNSTLGMVKLEMLVDGLPDFGVDVPSVDFAAVAAALGIFSRRIENPADIEAGLREAFAHDGPALVDIVTDPNALSLPPEITGGQVRGFALAMSKVVMNGGVGEAVRMAKSNLRNVPRPSQFSPRG, from the coding sequence ATGGCATCGAGAACTGTTGCGGATCAACTTGTTTCCCAGCTCGTCGACGCCGGGGTGCGGCGGATCTACGGGATCGTCGGGGACAGTCTCAATCCGGTGGTGGACGCGGTCCGGCGGACCGGGGGAGCCGAGCGGGGCGGGATCGATTGGGTGCACGTCCGGCACGAGGAGGCGGCGGCGTTCGCGGCTGCAGCGGACGCGCAGGTCACGGGGGAGCTCGCGGTGTGTGCGGGGTCGTGCGGGCCGGGGAATCTGCATCTGATCAACGGGCTGTTCGACGCGAACCGTTCCGGCGCGCCGGTGCTGGCGATCGCGTCGCACATTCCCAGCACGCAGATCGGCACCGGATACTTCCAGGAGACGCATCCGGACCGGTTGTTCGTCGAATGTGCGCAGTACACCGAGATGATCAGCAGTGCAGCACAGTCGCCGCGTGTCGTGCAGAGCGCCGTCCAGCATGCGATCGCAGGAAGGGGCGTCGCGGTCGTCACACTGCCCGGTGACGTGGCCGCCGAGCCTGCGCACGGCACCCCGCCGCCGGTGGTGCGGACCGGGACACCGGCGCTCGTGCCGGACGTCACGGACGTGCAGGCGCTCGCGGACGCGATCGATGCGGCGGCGGCGGTCGCGATCTTCGCCGGAGCCGGGGTGCGGGGCGCGCGCGACGAGCTGCTGGAACTGGCGGAGCTGGTCGGTGCGCCGATCGGGCACAGTCTGCGCGGCAAGGAATGGATCCAGTACGACAACCCGTTCGACGTCGGAATGACCGGGCTGCTCGGGTACGGGGCCGCGCACGACGGCATGCACGGCGCGGACCTGCTGATCCTGGTCGGCACCGATTTCCCGTACGACCAGTTTCTGCCCGACGACGTGCGCACCGCGCAGATCGACGTCGACGCCCGCACCCTCGGCCGTCGCACCGGCGTCGACCTCGCCGTGCACGGCGACAGCCGTTCGGTGCTGCGGGCCCTGATCCCGCTGGTGCAGCGCAAGGCCGATCGCAGTTTTCTCGACAAGAGCCGCGACCGGCACCGCATGCTCATGGACAAGATCGTCGGCGCCTACACCGACCCGGTGGAACAGCGCATCCCGATCCACCCGGAGTATGCGGCGTCGGTCCTCGACGACGTCGCCGCCGACGACGCGGTCTTCACCGCCGACACCGGCATGTGCAACGTGTGGACGGCGCGTTATCTCACCCCGAACGGTCGGCGCCGCTTCCTGTCGTCGGCGTTGCACGGGTCGATGGCGAACGCGCTGCCGCACGCGATCGGCGCGCAGGTGGCGCAGCCGGGCCGGCAGGTGGTCGCGATGTGCGGCGACGGCGGCCTGTCGATGCTGCTCGGTGAACTGATCACCGTCGCCGCGTATCGGCTGCCGGTGAAACTTGTGGTGTTCGACAATTCGACGCTCGGGATGGTGAAACTCGAGATGCTCGTCGACGGTCTGCCCGATTTCGGGGTGGACGTGCCGTCGGTCGACTTCGCGGCCGTCGCGGCGGCGCTGGGTATCTTCTCCCGGCGCATCGAGAATCCGGCCGATATCGAGGCCGGACTGCGGGAGGCGTTCGCGCACGACGGGCCCGCCCTCGTCGACATCGTCACCGACCCGAACGCGTTGTCGCTGCCCCCGGAGATCACCGGCGGGCAGGTCCGCGGATTCGCGCTCGCGATGTCGAAGGTGGTGATGAACGGCGGTGTCGGGGAGGCGGTGCGGATGGCGAAGTCGAATCTGCGCAACGTGCCGAGACCGTCGCAGTTCTCGCCGCGCGGGTGA
- a CDS encoding nitroreductase family deazaflavin-dependent oxidoreductase, whose amino-acid sequence MPLTGEYEPSPASWAADQVDLYERSGGTEGTMMQGKPVVVLTTKGAKSGKLRKTPLMRVEHDGRYAVVASLGGAPKHPVWYHNVVADPHVELQDGPVKQDMVAREVVGDEKAQWWERAVAAWPDYAEYQKKTDRQIPVFVLTPQS is encoded by the coding sequence ATGCCACTCACCGGTGAATACGAACCCAGCCCCGCCTCGTGGGCCGCGGACCAGGTCGATCTGTACGAGCGTTCCGGCGGCACCGAGGGGACGATGATGCAGGGCAAGCCCGTCGTCGTTCTCACGACGAAGGGCGCCAAGTCCGGCAAGCTCCGCAAGACGCCGCTCATGCGCGTCGAACACGACGGCCGGTACGCGGTTGTCGCGTCGCTCGGCGGGGCCCCCAAACACCCCGTCTGGTACCACAACGTGGTCGCCGATCCGCACGTCGAACTGCAGGACGGTCCCGTCAAGCAGGACATGGTCGCGCGCGAGGTCGTCGGTGACGAGAAGGCGCAGTGGTGGGAACGGGCCGTCGCCGCGTGGCCCGACTACGCCGAGTATCAGAAGAAGACGGACCGGCAGATCCCGGTGTTCGTGCTCACTCCGCAGTCGTAG
- a CDS encoding ClC family H(+)/Cl(-) exchange transporter: MARHRADSDGAGLPLLCVIALAGGVAIGFVGGAFRWCLQVADRWRVDLLGWAERAPGPGWLVPVAVTALGAALAAAIVRTVPLASGSGIQHVEAVARGEAAPPPLRVVPARFVGGLLSIGSGLVLGREGPTVHMGATIGAAAGRAGHLPDDDMRLSQSVVAGAGLAVAFNAPIGGALFVVEEVTKSLALRVVVPALVAVTAAVSCSRLVLGDHPDFTVDLGAAPTVVWLPLFALFGLATGILGALYNRAVLGFLAAADLLRRVPRVVVAAAVGAVVGLLLVLDPFTAGGGDAVTHRILDGDGVVLTTAAGLLLIRFVAGPLSYAAGTPGGLFAPLLAVGALWGVLFAGVTDTVLPSGTTVPVVPFALAGMVAFFGATVRAPVTGIVLVTEMTATATLTVPMAAATAAAVLVAHLVGSLPIYDSLRQRMERTDVRSTTAE; encoded by the coding sequence ATGGCCAGGCACCGAGCCGATTCCGACGGCGCCGGCCTCCCGCTGCTGTGCGTGATCGCTCTCGCCGGCGGGGTGGCGATCGGGTTCGTCGGTGGCGCGTTCCGCTGGTGTCTGCAGGTGGCGGACCGGTGGCGGGTCGATCTGCTCGGGTGGGCGGAGCGGGCTCCCGGACCGGGTTGGCTGGTACCCGTGGCGGTCACTGCTCTCGGTGCCGCCCTCGCGGCCGCGATCGTGCGGACGGTGCCCCTCGCGTCGGGCAGCGGCATCCAGCACGTGGAGGCCGTGGCCCGCGGCGAGGCCGCCCCACCACCGCTGCGGGTGGTGCCGGCCCGCTTCGTCGGGGGTCTGCTCTCCATCGGTTCCGGTCTCGTTCTCGGGCGGGAAGGGCCGACCGTGCACATGGGTGCCACGATCGGCGCCGCCGCGGGCCGGGCCGGGCATCTTCCCGACGACGACATGCGCCTGTCCCAGTCGGTCGTGGCGGGTGCCGGTCTCGCGGTCGCGTTCAACGCGCCGATCGGAGGAGCCCTGTTCGTCGTCGAGGAGGTGACGAAATCTCTCGCCCTACGGGTCGTGGTTCCCGCGCTGGTCGCGGTGACCGCGGCGGTCTCCTGTTCGCGGCTGGTCCTGGGCGACCACCCGGATTTCACGGTCGACCTCGGTGCGGCACCCACGGTGGTGTGGCTGCCGCTGTTCGCGCTGTTCGGGCTCGCCACCGGAATACTCGGTGCGCTCTACAACCGTGCCGTCCTCGGTTTCCTCGCCGCCGCCGACCTCCTGCGGCGGGTGCCGCGGGTGGTGGTCGCCGCCGCTGTGGGCGCGGTCGTCGGACTGCTGCTGGTACTCGACCCGTTCACCGCCGGAGGCGGCGACGCCGTCACCCACCGCATCCTCGACGGCGACGGCGTCGTGCTGACGACCGCCGCCGGGCTGCTGCTGATCCGATTCGTCGCCGGACCGCTGTCGTACGCGGCGGGCACCCCGGGCGGGCTGTTCGCGCCGCTGCTCGCGGTCGGCGCCCTGTGGGGAGTGTTGTTCGCCGGCGTCACCGACACCGTCCTGCCCTCGGGCACAACGGTTCCCGTCGTCCCGTTCGCCCTGGCCGGTATGGTCGCGTTCTTCGGGGCGACGGTGCGGGCCCCGGTGACGGGGATCGTGCTCGTGACGGAGATGACGGCGACCGCGACACTGACCGTGCCGATGGCCGCGGCGACCGCGGCCGCCGTCCTCGTCGCGCACCTCGTCGGCTCCCTGCCGATCTACGACAGTCTCCGGCAGCGGATGGAGCGGACGGACGTGCGGTCTACGACTGCGGAGTGA
- a CDS encoding asparaginase — translation MAHIQILGTGGTIASRSGTTIGAVASDRAETLLDGVPGEHTVDTLDVLTTGSYRLTLADLRLIAESVRTTAADDRVDGIVVTHGTDTMEETAFLLDLVHDSPQPVVLTGAQRTADSPDPDGPRNVREAVLAAASPELRGTGALIAFGGIVRTARGARKAHTTAADPFSGGSELAHLTGDGLVVTALPRRRPALPPPGPSFDTGRVEIVTAYPGATTHLFDAAVASGADAVVLAGTGVGNAGPGFTESVRRAVQAGCPVVLSTRTPWGPVVPRYGNGGGTDLVAAGAVPSGDLNPFQARILAALLLSHGTSPTRFPDTFTRYR, via the coding sequence GTGGCTCACATCCAGATCCTGGGAACCGGCGGCACGATCGCGTCACGGTCCGGCACCACGATCGGCGCCGTCGCCTCCGACCGGGCCGAGACACTGCTCGACGGTGTACCCGGCGAGCACACCGTCGACACCCTCGACGTCCTGACGACCGGCAGCTACCGCCTGACCCTGGCGGACCTCCGCCTCATCGCCGAATCCGTGCGCACGACCGCGGCGGACGACCGCGTCGACGGCATCGTGGTGACCCACGGCACGGACACGATGGAGGAAACCGCGTTCCTGCTCGACCTGGTACACGACTCCCCCCAGCCGGTGGTGCTCACCGGCGCGCAGAGGACCGCGGACAGCCCCGACCCCGACGGCCCGCGCAACGTACGGGAGGCCGTACTGGCCGCGGCGTCCCCGGAACTCCGCGGCACCGGGGCCCTGATCGCATTCGGGGGGATCGTCCGGACCGCCCGCGGGGCCCGCAAAGCACACACCACCGCAGCCGACCCGTTCTCCGGTGGCAGCGAACTCGCACACCTGACCGGTGACGGCCTCGTCGTGACGGCCCTACCGCGTCGACGGCCGGCCCTGCCACCACCCGGCCCGTCCTTCGACACCGGCCGAGTGGAGATCGTCACCGCCTATCCGGGCGCGACGACCCACCTGTTCGACGCCGCGGTCGCCTCGGGGGCCGACGCCGTCGTCCTGGCCGGAACCGGGGTCGGCAACGCCGGACCCGGCTTCACCGAGTCGGTCCGTCGGGCCGTGCAGGCCGGTTGCCCCGTCGTCCTGAGCACCCGCACACCGTGGGGGCCGGTGGTCCCCCGCTACGGCAACGGCGGCGGAACCGACCTCGTCGCCGCCGGGGCCGTCCCGTCCGGGGACCTCAACCCGTTCCAGGCCCGGATCCTGGCGGCCCTGCTGCTGTCCCACGGAACGTCCCCGACCCGTTTCCCCGACACCTTCACCCGCTACCGCTGA
- the dnaE gene encoding DNA polymerase III subunit alpha, translating into MADSFVHLHNHTEYSMLDGAAKVGPLFDEAERLGMTAVGMTDHGNMYGASEFYNSAKKHGIKPIIGIEAYVAPESRFNTKRVLWGDPSQKSDDVSGSGAYTHMTMVAENSTGLRNLFKLSSLASIEGQLGKWPRMDAELIAQHAEGIIATTGCPSGEIQTRLRLGHDREALEAAAKWQEIWGKDNFFLELMDHGLSIERRVREGLLEIGNKLGIPPLATNDCHYVTKDAAENHEALLCIQTGKTLSDPTRFKFDGDGYYLKSADEMRAIWDAEVPGACDNTVLIGERVQPYEDVWEHRDRMPIFPVPDGHTQESFLRHEVMRGLRETRFPHDPVPEEYLARADYEISVINEMGFPAYFLVVGDLINHAKEVGIRVGPGRGSAAGSLVAYAMGITNIDPIPHGLLFERFLNPERVSMPDIDIDFDDRRRGEMVRYATEKWGSDKVAQVITFGTIKTKAAIKDSARVQFGQPGFAIADQITKALPPPIMAKDISVSGITDPNHERYKEAAEVRALIESNPDIAKIYQTAKGLEGLIRNAGVHACAVIMSSEPLTDAIPVWKRAQDGAIITGWDYPSCEAIGLLKMDFLGLRNLTVLGDAIENLKNNRGIDIDLDALPLDDPATYELLARGDTLGVFQLDGTAMRSLLKLMKPTGFEDIVAVLALYRPGPMGVNAHTDYAKRKNGLQEVKPIHPELEEPLKEILSETFGLIVYQEQIMQIAQKVAGYSLGQADLLRRAMGKKKKEILDEAYDGFASGMKDNGFSQAAITALWDTVLPFAGYAFNKSHAAGYGLVSFWTAYFKANYPAEYMAALLTSVGDDKDKSAIYLADCRSMGITVLPPDVNASRVDFASVGEDIRFGLGAVRNVGANVVGSIIAAREEKGSFTDFSDYLNKIDALACSKKVTESLIKAGGFDSLEHPRKGLLLVHADAIDAVMGTKKAEAMGQFDLFGGDDADESIASVFNVRVPDEEWEQKHKLALEREMLGLYVSGHPLDGVEHVLSAQTDTSIPAILDGQASDGAQVTIGGILASVTRRINKNGLTWAATELEGVGGASVEVIFFPQAYSAFGMDIAEDAVVLVKGRVNVRDERLSIIANDLAVPDLSAIGVAKPVAVNLPVRQCTKEKLGALRQVLSRHPGTADVHVKLIGSRGTSLWKIDDGLRVEPSSSLMGDLKALLGPSCLAG; encoded by the coding sequence GTGGCTGACTCCTTCGTTCATCTTCACAATCACACCGAATATTCGATGCTCGACGGGGCGGCGAAGGTCGGTCCGTTGTTCGACGAGGCGGAGCGGTTGGGGATGACGGCGGTCGGGATGACCGACCACGGCAACATGTACGGGGCGAGCGAGTTCTACAACTCGGCGAAGAAGCACGGGATCAAGCCGATCATCGGGATCGAGGCGTATGTGGCGCCGGAGTCGCGGTTCAACACCAAGCGGGTGTTGTGGGGTGATCCGAGTCAGAAGTCGGACGATGTGTCGGGTTCGGGCGCGTACACGCACATGACGATGGTCGCGGAGAACTCGACGGGTCTGCGGAACCTGTTCAAGTTGTCGTCGCTGGCGTCGATCGAGGGCCAGCTCGGTAAGTGGCCGCGGATGGACGCGGAGCTCATCGCTCAGCATGCGGAGGGCATCATCGCGACGACGGGCTGCCCGTCGGGGGAGATCCAGACCCGGTTGCGTCTGGGCCACGACCGCGAGGCCCTCGAGGCGGCCGCGAAGTGGCAGGAGATCTGGGGCAAGGACAACTTCTTCCTCGAGTTGATGGACCACGGGCTGTCGATCGAGCGCCGCGTCCGTGAGGGTCTGCTCGAGATCGGTAACAAGCTGGGGATCCCGCCGTTGGCGACCAACGACTGCCACTACGTGACCAAGGATGCCGCGGAGAACCACGAGGCGCTGCTGTGTATCCAGACCGGTAAGACGCTGTCGGATCCGACGCGGTTCAAGTTCGACGGTGACGGCTACTACCTGAAGTCGGCCGACGAGATGCGGGCGATCTGGGATGCGGAGGTTCCGGGGGCGTGTGACAACACGGTGCTCATCGGGGAGCGGGTGCAGCCGTACGAGGATGTGTGGGAGCACCGGGACCGGATGCCGATCTTCCCGGTCCCGGACGGGCACACCCAGGAGTCGTTCCTGCGGCACGAGGTGATGCGGGGGTTGCGGGAGACCCGGTTCCCGCACGATCCGGTGCCGGAGGAGTATCTCGCGCGCGCCGACTACGAGATCAGCGTCATCAACGAGATGGGGTTCCCGGCCTACTTCCTCGTCGTCGGCGACCTGATCAACCACGCCAAGGAGGTCGGTATCCGGGTCGGCCCGGGTCGTGGTTCGGCTGCCGGGTCGCTCGTCGCGTATGCGATGGGTATCACGAACATCGACCCGATTCCGCACGGTCTGCTGTTCGAGCGGTTCCTCAACCCCGAGCGTGTGTCGATGCCCGATATCGATATCGACTTCGATGATCGTCGTCGTGGTGAGATGGTGCGTTACGCCACCGAGAAGTGGGGCAGCGACAAGGTTGCCCAGGTCATCACGTTCGGCACCATCAAGACGAAGGCCGCGATCAAGGACTCCGCGCGTGTCCAGTTCGGGCAGCCGGGGTTCGCGATCGCCGACCAGATCACCAAGGCGCTGCCGCCGCCGATCATGGCGAAGGACATCTCGGTGTCCGGGATCACCGATCCGAACCACGAGCGGTACAAGGAGGCCGCCGAGGTTCGGGCGCTGATCGAGTCGAACCCGGACATCGCGAAGATCTACCAGACCGCGAAGGGCCTCGAGGGTCTGATCCGCAATGCGGGCGTCCACGCGTGCGCGGTGATCATGTCGTCCGAGCCGCTCACCGATGCGATCCCGGTGTGGAAACGCGCGCAGGACGGCGCGATCATCACCGGCTGGGACTATCCGTCGTGTGAGGCCATCGGTCTGCTGAAGATGGACTTCCTCGGTCTGCGCAACCTCACCGTGCTCGGTGACGCGATCGAGAACCTCAAGAACAACCGCGGCATCGACATCGACCTGGACGCGCTGCCGCTGGACGATCCGGCCACCTACGAGCTGTTGGCGCGCGGCGACACCCTCGGTGTCTTCCAGCTCGACGGCACCGCCATGCGGTCGCTGCTCAAGCTGATGAAGCCGACCGGCTTCGAGGACATCGTCGCCGTCCTGGCGCTGTACCGGCCGGGTCCGATGGGCGTGAACGCGCACACCGATTACGCGAAACGCAAGAACGGGCTGCAAGAGGTCAAACCCATCCACCCGGAGCTCGAGGAGCCCCTGAAGGAGATCCTGTCCGAGACGTTCGGTCTGATCGTCTACCAGGAGCAGATCATGCAGATCGCGCAGAAGGTGGCCGGCTACTCGCTCGGACAGGCCGACCTGCTCCGCCGAGCCATGGGCAAGAAGAAGAAGGAGATCCTCGACGAGGCCTACGACGGGTTCGCCTCGGGCATGAAGGACAACGGCTTCTCACAGGCCGCGATCACCGCCCTGTGGGACACGGTCCTTCCGTTCGCCGGCTACGCGTTCAACAAGTCGCACGCCGCCGGCTACGGACTGGTGTCGTTCTGGACCGCATATTTCAAGGCGAACTATCCGGCCGAGTACATGGCGGCCCTGCTCACGTCCGTCGGTGACGACAAGGACAAGTCGGCCATCTACCTGGCGGACTGCCGGTCGATGGGGATCACGGTGCTGCCGCCGGACGTCAACGCCTCTCGCGTCGACTTCGCCTCGGTCGGGGAGGACATCCGGTTCGGTCTCGGCGCGGTCCGCAACGTCGGCGCCAACGTGGTGGGCTCGATCATCGCGGCCCGGGAGGAGAAGGGCAGCTTCACCGACTTCTCCGACTACCTCAACAAGATCGACGCGCTGGCGTGTTCGAAGAAGGTCACCGAATCTCTCATCAAGGCAGGCGGATTCGACTCCCTCGAGCATCCCCGCAAGGGCCTGCTGCTGGTGCACGCCGACGCGATCGACGCGGTCATGGGCACCAAGAAGGCCGAGGCGATGGGCCAGTTCGACCTGTTCGGCGGCGACGACGCCGACGAGTCGATCGCCTCGGTGTTCAACGTCAGGGTGCCCGACGAGGAATGGGAGCAGAAACACAAACTCGCCCTCGAACGGGAAATGCTGGGCCTGTACGTGTCCGGGCATCCACTCGACGGTGTCGAGCACGTGCTGTCCGCCCAGACCGACACGTCGATCCCGGCGATCCTCGACGGGCAGGCCTCCGACGGTGCGCAGGTCACCATCGGCGGCATCCTCGCGTCCGTCACCCGACGTATCAACAAGAACGGTTTGACGTGGGCCGCCACCGAACTCGAAGGGGTGGGTGGCGCCTCGGTGGAGGTGATCTTCTTCCCGCAGGCCTATTCGGCGTTCGGCATGGACATCGCCGAGGATGCCGTCGTGCTCGTCAAGGGCCGGGTCAACGTTCGTGACGAGCGGTTGTCGATCATCGCGAACGATCTTGCGGTGCCGGACCTTTCGGCGATCGGGGTGGCGAAGCCGGTGGCGGTGAACCTGCCGGTACGTCAGTGCACCAAGGAGAAGCTCGGCGCGCTCCGGCAGGTGCTGTCCCGGCATCCCGGTACGGCGGACGTGCACGTCAAACTCATCGGGTCGCGCGGCACGTCGCTGTGGAAGATCGACGACGGACTGCGGGTGGAACCGTCGTCGTCGCTCATGGGTGACCTCAAGGCCCTGCTCGGGCCGAGCTGCCTGGCGGGCTGA
- the ilvA gene encoding threonine ammonia-lyase IlvA has product MSHSPKLADPKVTSSALTADDIDAAAKRIAHIIDATPLQFSERLSALTGARVYLKREDLQMVRSYKIRGAYNLIVQLDADERAAGVVTASAGNHAQGVAFACRSMGIRGRIYVPANTPKQKRDRIMVHGGGFVELIPTGETYDAAAAAAAADVERTGATMVPPFDDPRTAAGQGTIAAEILAQLGEAPATVVVPVGGGGCIAGIATYLDERAPETAIVGVEPVGAASMTAALVAGGPVTLPDVDPFVDGAAVKRVGELPYAVMARFGAHVVSHSQLPLIEGTAAGRAGDRFVMTQVDEGAICTAMLELYQNEGIIAEPAGALSVTALASLDVEPGSTVVCLISGGNNDVSRYGEILERSLVHLGLKHYFLVDFPQEPGALRGFLDQVLGPDDDITLFEYVKRNNRETGAALVGIELGSADGLSALLERMRCSRIEVEQLEPGTPAYRYLT; this is encoded by the coding sequence GTGTCTCATTCGCCGAAGCTTGCAGATCCGAAGGTAACCTCGTCCGCGCTCACCGCGGACGACATCGATGCGGCCGCGAAGCGAATTGCGCACATTATCGACGCGACGCCGCTGCAGTTCAGTGAGCGGCTGTCGGCGCTGACCGGGGCCCGCGTCTACCTCAAGCGCGAGGACCTGCAGATGGTCCGCTCGTACAAGATCCGGGGCGCCTACAACCTCATCGTCCAGCTCGACGCCGACGAACGCGCCGCCGGTGTGGTCACGGCCAGTGCCGGTAACCATGCGCAGGGGGTCGCGTTCGCGTGCCGGTCGATGGGGATCCGGGGCCGTATCTACGTTCCGGCCAACACCCCGAAGCAGAAGCGCGACCGGATCATGGTGCACGGCGGCGGGTTCGTCGAACTGATCCCGACGGGGGAGACGTACGACGCCGCCGCGGCCGCCGCGGCCGCCGACGTCGAGCGCACCGGCGCGACGATGGTGCCGCCGTTCGACGATCCGCGCACCGCCGCCGGGCAGGGCACGATCGCCGCGGAGATCCTGGCGCAGCTGGGGGAGGCGCCGGCGACCGTCGTCGTCCCCGTGGGCGGCGGCGGCTGCATCGCCGGCATCGCGACGTACCTCGACGAGCGGGCACCGGAGACCGCGATCGTCGGCGTCGAACCGGTGGGGGCGGCGTCGATGACGGCGGCCCTCGTCGCGGGCGGGCCGGTCACGCTCCCGGATGTGGATCCGTTCGTCGACGGCGCCGCCGTCAAGCGGGTCGGGGAGCTGCCGTATGCGGTGATGGCGCGGTTCGGGGCGCACGTGGTGTCGCATTCGCAGTTGCCGCTGATCGAGGGGACGGCGGCCGGTCGGGCCGGGGACCGGTTCGTGATGACGCAGGTCGACGAGGGTGCGATCTGCACGGCGATGCTCGAGCTGTACCAGAACGAGGGCATCATCGCCGAGCCGGCGGGCGCGTTGTCGGTGACGGCGCTCGCGTCCCTCGACGTCGAGCCGGGGTCGACGGTGGTGTGCCTGATCTCCGGCGGCAACAACGACGTCTCCCGGTACGGGGAGATCCTCGAGCGCTCGCTCGTGCACCTCGGCCTCAAGCACTACTTCCTGGTGGACTTCCCGCAGGAGCCGGGTGCGCTGCGCGGTTTCCTCGACCAGGTTCTCGGACCGGACGACGACATCACGCTGTTCGAGTACGTCAAGCGCAACAACCGGGAGACGGGTGCCGCGCTGGTCGGTATCGAGCTCGGTTCGGCGGACGGCCTGTCGGCGCTGCTCGAGCGGATGCGGTGCTCCCGCATCGAGGTCGAGCAGCTCGAACCGGGCACGCCCGCCTACCGTTACCTGACCTGA
- a CDS encoding LacI family DNA-binding transcriptional regulator yields MAGAESVTLKTLARELGLNVSTVSRVLNDPAGADSRWASPQTSARILALANERGYTRNPHAASLRTARSDMIGVIVPRLQDIVLATMYEGVDEAANEQGLFTVVANSLDVADTRRVKADMLLDRRVDGLIFGDAHLTDPYFDELRGRGVPFVLINRTCGDHPAVTCDDYLGGRLVAEHFAETGRTRFGVVAGDASTSTARDRVRGFVDGLAERGLEVPAERIVHGGFDAPAGQRAAIRLLERGDVPEAIFAVNDFAAIGALGVLQERGLRVPDDVALAGFNDTQLAAGVNLTTVRSPMREIGRRGLQTLQDLIGGKDVHSVQLEPALVVRGTAARVAAV; encoded by the coding sequence ATGGCCGGCGCGGAATCGGTGACGCTCAAGACGCTCGCCCGGGAGCTCGGGCTGAACGTCTCGACGGTCTCGAGGGTTCTCAACGACCCGGCGGGGGCGGACTCGCGGTGGGCGTCACCGCAGACCAGCGCCAGAATTCTGGCGCTGGCGAACGAGCGGGGCTACACCCGGAACCCGCATGCGGCGTCGTTGCGGACGGCGCGCTCCGACATGATCGGGGTGATCGTTCCCCGCCTTCAGGACATCGTGCTCGCCACCATGTACGAAGGTGTCGACGAGGCGGCCAACGAACAGGGCCTGTTCACTGTCGTCGCGAACTCGCTCGACGTCGCCGACACCCGGCGCGTCAAGGCCGACATGCTGCTGGACCGGCGGGTCGACGGCCTGATCTTCGGCGACGCCCATCTGACCGACCCGTACTTCGACGAACTTCGGGGGCGCGGGGTTCCGTTCGTGTTGATCAACCGCACGTGCGGGGACCATCCCGCCGTGACGTGCGACGACTACCTGGGCGGGCGGCTGGTCGCGGAGCACTTCGCCGAGACGGGGCGAACCCGGTTCGGGGTCGTCGCGGGTGATGCGTCGACGTCGACCGCGCGTGATCGTGTCCGCGGGTTCGTCGACGGGTTGGCCGAGCGAGGCCTCGAAGTGCCGGCCGAACGGATCGTCCACGGTGGCTTCGACGCCCCGGCCGGACAGCGGGCGGCGATCCGGTTGCTCGAACGGGGTGACGTTCCCGAGGCGATTTTCGCGGTCAACGACTTCGCGGCGATCGGCGCCCTGGGGGTGCTCCAGGAACGCGGCCTGCGGGTACCGGACGACGTCGCGCTCGCAGGGTTCAACGACACCCAGTTGGCGGCCGGTGTCAATCTCACCACCGTCCGCTCACCGATGCGCGAGATCGGCCGGAGGGGCCTGCAGACGTTGCAGGATCTGATCGGCGGCAAGGACGTTCACAGCGTGCAGCTCGAGCCGGCACTCGTCGTCCGGGGGACGGCTGCGCGAGTGGCCGCCGTCTGA